One Peribacillus simplex NBRC 15720 = DSM 1321 genomic region harbors:
- a CDS encoding glycerophosphodiester phosphodiesterase → MQNILIFAHRGSKGTHPENTMAAFQKAAEIGAEGIEFDVHLSSDGELVIIHDETLDRTTTLTGYVKEHSAQRLKTADAGSKFSSEFLGERIPFLMDVFDWAKGNALLMNIEIKTDKLAYEGIEQKIIDLIRQYQMENRVILSSFNHQSIEKVKMLAPDLERALLFEGLPENFEEILRDKKEAGFHPDKNSLTPAVNEKAKELGYKIRPWVANDEADIVKLAKLGVDVIMTDFPEKAIKVLKAWQATS, encoded by the coding sequence TTGCAAAACATACTGATTTTTGCCCATAGGGGGTCCAAGGGGACGCATCCTGAAAATACCATGGCTGCATTTCAAAAGGCGGCAGAAATTGGGGCCGAAGGGATCGAGTTCGATGTCCATCTCAGTTCTGATGGGGAATTGGTCATCATCCATGACGAAACACTTGATCGAACGACCACCCTTACTGGTTATGTAAAAGAGCATTCAGCACAAAGGCTGAAAACGGCTGATGCCGGGAGCAAATTTTCCAGTGAATTCCTTGGGGAGCGGATTCCTTTTTTAATGGACGTTTTCGACTGGGCTAAGGGAAATGCTTTATTGATGAACATCGAAATCAAGACGGATAAACTCGCTTACGAAGGAATTGAACAGAAGATCATTGATTTAATTCGTCAATATCAAATGGAAAATCGGGTGATCCTCTCTTCCTTCAACCATCAATCCATTGAAAAAGTGAAGATGCTTGCCCCAGACCTTGAACGTGCATTATTGTTCGAGGGGCTTCCTGAAAACTTCGAAGAAATCTTACGTGATAAAAAAGAGGCCGGTTTCCATCCAGATAAAAACAGCCTGACTCCAGCAGTTAATGAAAAAGCGAAAGAACTTGGATATAAAATCCGGCCTTGGGTCGCCAATGATGAAGCCGACATCGTCAAGCTCGCTAAGTTGGGAGTCGACGTTATCATGACCGATTTCCCTGAAAAGGCAATCAAGGTTTTAAAGGCTTGGCAGGCAACTAGCTGA
- a CDS encoding undecaprenyl-diphosphate phosphatase has translation MNMWEIFVAVILGLVEGLTEFAPVSSTGHMIIVDDLWLKSTEIFGSEVANAFKVVIQLGSILAVVVLFWGRFMDLLGLRKLKDTGAVKGPKLNLLQIFIGLLPAGVLGLLFEDYIDEHLFTMKTVIVGLFLGALLMIAADKFRPKLTAETVDQITYKQAFGVGLIQCLSLWPGFSRSGSTISGGVLLGMSYRAASDFTFIMAVPIMAGASLLKIVKYWEFFTPEVLPFFIAGFISAFIFALFCIRFFLILINKVKLTPFAIYRIVLAIVLLFIIW, from the coding sequence ATGAATATGTGGGAAATTTTTGTTGCAGTTATCCTTGGTCTTGTAGAAGGATTAACTGAATTTGCTCCTGTATCGTCTACAGGGCATATGATCATCGTCGATGATTTATGGTTGAAATCGACCGAGATCTTCGGGAGTGAAGTAGCCAATGCCTTTAAGGTGGTCATCCAGCTTGGTTCGATACTCGCCGTCGTCGTGCTCTTCTGGGGACGGTTCATGGACTTGCTTGGGTTAAGGAAGTTGAAAGATACAGGTGCTGTGAAGGGACCAAAGCTTAACCTATTGCAGATATTCATCGGATTGCTGCCGGCTGGCGTTTTAGGTCTATTATTCGAAGATTACATTGATGAACATTTATTTACGATGAAGACGGTCATCGTCGGATTGTTCCTTGGCGCGTTATTGATGATTGCTGCGGATAAATTCCGTCCAAAACTGACTGCAGAAACGGTTGACCAAATCACTTATAAACAAGCTTTCGGTGTAGGGTTAATTCAATGTTTGTCACTGTGGCCGGGATTCTCGCGTTCAGGTTCAACCATTTCCGGAGGAGTGCTTTTAGGAATGAGCTATCGCGCTGCTTCCGATTTCACGTTCATCATGGCAGTGCCGATCATGGCTGGTGCCAGTCTCTTGAAAATCGTGAAATACTGGGAGTTCTTCACGCCTGAAGTTCTGCCATTCTTTATTGCAGGTTTCATCAGTGCATTTATCTTTGCGTTATTCTGTATCCGCTTTTTCTTGATTTTAATCAATAAAGTTAAATTGACTCCTTTTGCCATTTACCGGATCGTCTTGGCGATTGTGCTTCTATTCATTATTTGGTAA
- a CDS encoding APC family permease, which produces MGNDQLKKTVGFWVGTSIVVGTVIGSGIFMRPGDVLELSGNSTMAMLAWLIGGLITLASGLTIAEVSTRIPKTGGLYVYMEEVYGKAWGFLCGWVQTLVYGPAVMGALSLYFGLLVAGIFNIPSGYTLAIGILTIVFIAGMNLLGTKYGGIIQTLSTVAKLIPIIFIAVFGIAQGDMPVFNIQSESSMKISMAGAILATLWAYDGWMNVGFMAGEMKNPQKTLPRAIITGLVVVMVAYLAVNLAMLHVLGAEGVIAHGTNAANVAATMLFGELGGKLISIGIAISIFGCLNGKLLTFPRITLAMATDKMMPGHKQIGKISPKFKTPINATILQVIIAIIMMVATDPDKLTNMAVFSVFCFYGLAFYAVFILRRKDPDAKTYKVPFYPFIPIVAIAGAIYIVVSTLIDTPLNALYSVIILIIGMPVYWLLKKSERDDKRS; this is translated from the coding sequence ATGGGAAATGACCAATTGAAGAAAACGGTTGGCTTTTGGGTTGGAACATCTATTGTAGTTGGTACAGTTATCGGTTCTGGAATTTTCATGAGACCTGGAGACGTGCTTGAATTAAGCGGTAATTCAACCATGGCCATGTTAGCTTGGCTGATAGGTGGTCTGATTACCCTTGCAAGCGGGTTGACGATTGCGGAAGTGAGTACACGGATTCCTAAAACTGGAGGCTTATATGTCTATATGGAAGAAGTGTACGGAAAAGCATGGGGATTCCTATGCGGCTGGGTTCAAACATTGGTATATGGGCCTGCAGTCATGGGCGCACTCAGTTTATACTTCGGGTTATTAGTTGCAGGAATATTTAATATCCCTTCAGGCTACACTTTGGCGATAGGGATTCTTACGATCGTATTTATAGCAGGCATGAATCTTCTGGGGACAAAATACGGCGGTATCATCCAAACCTTATCGACCGTTGCTAAATTGATTCCCATCATTTTCATAGCGGTTTTCGGTATCGCACAAGGTGATATGCCTGTATTCAATATCCAAAGTGAAAGTTCAATGAAAATCAGTATGGCCGGTGCGATTTTGGCTACGCTCTGGGCGTATGATGGCTGGATGAATGTCGGCTTCATGGCAGGGGAAATGAAAAACCCGCAGAAAACGTTGCCGCGAGCAATCATAACGGGATTAGTCGTGGTCATGGTCGCTTACTTGGCTGTGAACCTTGCCATGCTTCATGTATTGGGGGCGGAGGGAGTCATAGCCCATGGTACGAATGCAGCGAATGTTGCGGCAACGATGCTATTCGGTGAATTGGGCGGGAAATTGATTTCAATCGGAATAGCGATTTCAATCTTCGGTTGCTTGAACGGAAAGCTTCTGACCTTTCCGCGCATTACCTTGGCGATGGCGACTGATAAAATGATGCCAGGCCATAAACAAATCGGGAAAATATCACCTAAGTTTAAAACGCCAATAAATGCTACGATATTGCAAGTGATCATTGCAATCATCATGATGGTTGCAACAGACCCTGACAAACTTACCAATATGGCTGTATTCTCTGTCTTCTGTTTTTATGGATTGGCCTTCTATGCGGTCTTCATCTTACGCAGAAAAGATCCGGATGCGAAGACTTATAAAGTGCCGTTTTACCCATTCATCCCCATCGTCGCGATTGCTGGCGCAATATACATTGTTGTAAGCACATTAATCGATACACCTTTAAATGCCTTGTACTCTGTGATCATCCTCATTATAGGTATGCCAGTATACTGGCTCCTTAAAAAAAGTGAGCGGGATGATAAACGTTCATAA
- a CDS encoding MFS transporter: MNYIEPAGKSFRKTILALFLGSFVTFADLYSTQPVIPVFAKQFGVSPAMASLTLSFATGTLAICLLLVSFFSENIDRKKIMGTALTLSALLSICVSFIQDDLYILIAIRAIQGAVLAGFPAIAMAYINEEFHPKSLGYVMGIYVSGSSIGGLAGRLIVGVLTDHFSWNIAIGSLGALSLIISLAFWWMLPASQHTVRVGVSLSRIKTSLINNFRNGRLVLLFGMAFLLMGSFVTIYNFVGIPLMGPPYHLSQTLIGFIFIIYLVGTFSSTWMGKLADQYSRRLVLLIGIAIMLMGALLTLLDPLLLKIMGLALFTFGFFGAHSIASSWVGRLADKSEKAQASALYLLFYYAGSSVVGASGGLFLMKFGWGGVISAVSILILLAAACAMMVEKVKIVK; the protein is encoded by the coding sequence GTGAATTATATTGAGCCTGCTGGTAAATCATTCAGGAAAACAATCTTGGCTTTATTTCTTGGTAGCTTTGTAACGTTTGCGGATCTGTATAGTACCCAACCGGTCATTCCGGTTTTCGCAAAGCAATTCGGAGTCTCTCCTGCAATGGCAAGTCTTACATTATCTTTCGCAACTGGAACGCTTGCCATCTGTTTATTGCTTGTTTCCTTTTTCTCAGAAAATATCGATAGGAAAAAAATAATGGGGACGGCGCTCACTCTGTCTGCATTGTTATCCATATGTGTCAGCTTCATCCAGGATGATTTATACATCCTTATCGCAATACGGGCGATTCAAGGAGCGGTGCTTGCAGGTTTCCCGGCAATTGCGATGGCTTATATCAATGAAGAATTTCATCCGAAAAGCCTAGGCTATGTAATGGGGATCTATGTGAGTGGTTCAAGTATCGGCGGATTGGCTGGCAGGCTGATTGTCGGGGTGCTGACCGACCATTTCTCATGGAACATAGCGATTGGAAGCCTTGGGGCTTTAAGTTTGATCATCAGTCTGGCTTTTTGGTGGATGCTTCCGGCTTCACAGCATACCGTCCGCGTAGGAGTCTCATTGTCGAGAATCAAAACCTCCCTTATCAATAACTTTAGGAATGGCAGACTAGTACTCTTATTCGGTATGGCTTTCTTATTAATGGGCTCGTTTGTTACCATTTATAACTTTGTGGGTATACCTTTAATGGGACCACCATATCATTTATCACAAACATTGATTGGCTTCATTTTCATTATCTATCTTGTGGGGACATTTAGTTCTACATGGATGGGGAAGCTTGCTGATCAATATAGTCGGAGGCTTGTACTTCTTATCGGAATTGCAATCATGCTGATGGGCGCCCTTTTAACCTTATTGGATCCGCTTTTGCTGAAAATAATGGGGCTTGCCTTGTTTACATTTGGCTTTTTTGGAGCCCATTCAATTGCGAGCAGCTGGGTCGGAAGGTTGGCTGATAAGAGTGAAAAGGCTCAAGCATCCGCATTATATCTCCTGTTTTACTATGCAGGATCAAGTGTAGTGGGGGCATCAGGCGGTTTATTCCTGATGAAGTTCGGATGGGGAGGGGTCATCTCGGCTGTATCCATTCTCATCCTCCTGGCTGCCGCTTGTGCGATGATGGTTGAAAAAGTGAAAATCGTTAAATAA
- a CDS encoding STAS domain-containing protein — MEELRMIGEKIEKFKYILVEHIELFEEEEPLYDFETSKEVRSKLIQIHADALIHGKAQAMESMKITGMEIGKRIVDMGIPLDKNIEEAQLVRNLFWSFIEEEVSNRYYSIEILLKASSIIDAILDQFIHCVSISYVNHYKEMAKMANDSLQKIKENQEVMEELSTPIVQTILKDVLLLPLIGRIDDWRMESMQSTVLRKCADLHAEVLIMDFSGITFTKESNMLSLLDQLVGALALMGTETMFVGFTPDVVKEIVKLDFANQVKSFLSFRQALEYLFKQRGLALQPV; from the coding sequence ATGGAAGAATTAAGAATGATCGGTGAAAAAATTGAAAAATTTAAATATATCTTAGTGGAGCATATCGAGTTGTTTGAAGAAGAGGAACCGCTCTATGATTTTGAAACCAGTAAAGAGGTACGGTCAAAGCTTATTCAAATTCATGCAGATGCCTTGATTCATGGAAAGGCACAAGCGATGGAAAGTATGAAAATAACGGGTATGGAAATAGGTAAGCGCATCGTGGATATGGGTATTCCTTTAGATAAGAATATTGAGGAAGCACAGCTTGTGCGTAACCTTTTCTGGAGTTTCATTGAAGAAGAGGTAAGCAATCGCTATTACTCCATTGAAATTCTGTTAAAGGCAAGCTCGATAATTGATGCAATCCTGGACCAGTTCATACACTGTGTGAGTATCAGTTACGTGAATCATTATAAAGAAATGGCGAAAATGGCAAACGATTCTTTGCAGAAGATAAAAGAAAACCAAGAAGTCATGGAAGAATTGTCCACCCCGATTGTTCAGACCATATTAAAGGATGTGCTGCTCTTACCATTGATTGGACGCATTGACGATTGGAGAATGGAGTCGATGCAATCGACGGTACTGCGTAAATGTGCAGATCTGCATGCGGAAGTATTGATCATGGATTTCTCGGGAATTACCTTTACGAAGGAAAGCAATATGCTCTCCCTGTTGGATCAATTAGTGGGGGCACTGGCGCTGATGGGAACGGAAACGATGTTTGTCGGTTTTACCCCTGATGTCGTGAAAGAGATCGTCAAACTTGATTTCGCAAATCAGGTAAAATCCTTTCTATCGTTCAGACAGGCCCTGGAATATTTGTTTAAACAAAGAGGGCTGGCTCTTCAGCCAGTATGA
- a CDS encoding penicillin acylase family protein, with translation MEVAVPQQKPKRKWRKRALWSFGILIILLLSVLIAANVFLSRSLPETKGEISLPGLLKPVTVVRDSSGVPHINAANDHDLYLAQGYIQAQDRLFQMDLSRRQASGRLSEVIGEKTVKNDKYFRTLGLRRAAEASYAAYTSDGKEALDVFAEGVNLYIDELKANGKWPAEFTLLGYEPEPWTPIDSLTIGKYMAFDLGGNWEDQAFRQYLLQTFPKEKAYDLFPNYPKSAPYIISKEELDIEKSFAGAVIPYEFNGSNNWVVSGKKTDSGKPLLADDPHLGLATPSVWYQMHLEAPLVNVSGVIFAGIPGIILGHNEKVAWGVTNTGPDVQDLYIERRNPENEKEFSYKGKWEKAEILDEPIKVKDGKTLDYQVTVTRHGPVVSEFAGKSGKDTVLALRWTALDPSAELEAVLNMNKAGSWKEFEKALLKFETPAQNFVFASVDGTIAYKANGKIPIRKKGDSMLPVPGWTDEFEWKGYIPYDELPKTVNPEEGFISTANNKVISDDYPYHISNNWAQPYRQMRIQEFLKANKKLTAEDMQSLQMDKVNLQAKEFVPQFVDVLKGPSGKREDQALTILKKWNHIDSVDEAAPMIFNVWMRKIGDVLLTEEIPEETLNLFNGRRSAVDELLRRALDGKPGPWIEEAGGLEQVLAKSLQETLTELEESQGNDIADWEWGDFHQVRFNHPLSSVAPLNYLFNSGGGMPVGGSSVTVQAAAFLDDGTVNHGGSWRFVIDLADMNQGYHLVGPGQSGNVKSEWYHDQLDDWAEGTYHKTTLDDPKGDKLTLKPSY, from the coding sequence ATGGAAGTTGCCGTACCTCAGCAAAAGCCAAAACGGAAGTGGAGAAAGCGTGCTCTATGGAGTTTTGGAATCCTGATTATACTTTTGCTGTCTGTCTTGATTGCTGCAAATGTATTTCTTTCAAGATCCTTGCCGGAAACAAAGGGGGAAATATCGCTTCCAGGTCTTTTGAAACCGGTTACGGTGGTGAGGGATTCAAGTGGGGTCCCGCATATCAACGCAGCGAATGATCATGATTTGTATTTAGCTCAAGGGTATATCCAAGCACAGGACCGTTTATTTCAAATGGATTTAAGCAGGCGTCAGGCGTCAGGAAGATTGAGTGAAGTGATTGGTGAGAAAACCGTCAAAAACGATAAGTATTTCCGCACACTTGGGTTGAGGCGGGCGGCTGAAGCCTCTTATGCAGCATATACAAGTGACGGGAAAGAAGCCTTGGATGTGTTTGCCGAGGGGGTAAATCTTTATATCGATGAATTGAAGGCGAATGGGAAATGGCCGGCGGAGTTCACTCTGCTTGGTTACGAACCAGAGCCGTGGACACCCATCGATTCGCTGACCATCGGTAAATATATGGCCTTTGATTTAGGCGGGAACTGGGAAGATCAGGCGTTTAGGCAGTATTTGCTGCAAACGTTCCCAAAGGAAAAAGCATATGATTTATTTCCTAATTATCCAAAGAGCGCTCCATATATCATCAGCAAAGAAGAACTGGATATTGAAAAAAGTTTTGCTGGCGCCGTTATTCCTTATGAATTCAACGGCAGCAATAACTGGGTCGTTTCAGGCAAGAAAACGGATTCCGGAAAGCCGTTATTGGCGGATGATCCCCATCTGGGATTAGCAACACCGTCCGTTTGGTATCAAATGCATTTGGAGGCCCCGTTAGTCAATGTTAGCGGTGTTATTTTTGCCGGGATTCCGGGAATCATACTAGGTCATAACGAAAAGGTCGCTTGGGGTGTGACCAATACCGGTCCGGATGTTCAGGATCTGTATATTGAGAGGAGAAATCCGGAAAACGAGAAAGAATTCTCCTACAAAGGTAAATGGGAAAAAGCTGAAATCCTGGACGAACCTATCAAGGTGAAGGATGGTAAAACACTTGACTATCAAGTGACGGTTACCCGACATGGACCTGTTGTCTCCGAGTTTGCCGGGAAAAGCGGAAAAGATACCGTACTTGCATTAAGATGGACAGCACTTGATCCATCTGCCGAGCTTGAAGCGGTACTGAATATGAATAAAGCGGGAAGCTGGAAAGAATTCGAAAAGGCCCTCTTGAAATTCGAAACGCCGGCACAGAATTTCGTCTTTGCCTCAGTCGATGGGACTATTGCCTATAAGGCGAATGGGAAAATCCCAATCCGGAAAAAAGGCGATAGTATGCTGCCAGTACCTGGCTGGACGGATGAATTTGAGTGGAAAGGTTATATTCCCTATGATGAACTTCCGAAAACGGTGAATCCGGAAGAGGGATTCATTTCGACAGCGAATAATAAAGTCATCTCAGATGATTATCCTTACCACATCAGCAATAACTGGGCACAGCCGTACCGTCAGATGAGGATACAGGAGTTTTTAAAAGCCAATAAAAAGCTTACGGCCGAGGATATGCAAAGCCTGCAGATGGATAAAGTAAATTTGCAAGCTAAGGAGTTTGTTCCTCAATTCGTGGATGTATTGAAAGGTCCATCCGGGAAACGGGAAGACCAGGCACTAACGATTCTGAAGAAATGGAATCATATTGATTCCGTTGATGAAGCGGCACCGATGATTTTTAATGTCTGGATGCGAAAAATAGGGGATGTTCTGCTTACAGAAGAAATACCGGAGGAAACCCTCAACCTCTTTAATGGAAGGCGTTCGGCCGTTGATGAACTACTAAGGCGGGCACTGGACGGTAAGCCAGGCCCTTGGATTGAAGAGGCAGGCGGACTTGAGCAGGTGCTTGCCAAGTCGTTACAGGAGACGTTAACGGAACTTGAAGAATCACAAGGTAACGATATAGCTGATTGGGAATGGGGAGACTTTCATCAAGTCAGGTTTAACCACCCGCTATCGAGTGTCGCCCCGTTAAATTATTTATTTAACAGCGGCGGCGGAATGCCGGTAGGCGGTAGCAGTGTCACCGTACAAGCGGCGGCATTTTTAGATGATGGAACCGTTAATCATGGTGGCTCCTGGAGATTTGTCATCGACCTAGCCGACATGAATCAAGGGTATCACCTCGTTGGCCCGGGTCAATCAGGTAACGTTAAAAGTGAGTGGTACCATGATCAGCTTGATGATTGGGCAGAAGGTACTTATCACAAAACCACATTGGACGATCCAAAAGGTGATAAGCTGACATTGAAACCATCATACTGA
- a CDS encoding sigma-70 family RNA polymerase sigma factor has translation MNQLTSHFFSHSLEFLQQQYSSFFEQPIIQVFLQNPEHLKIFTETLDSPSPHNICHLNETFKIFYYRAKVYKYMCSLIYFFSVDFDKRARKQRERYRMVLDATPRDTGGLFDRIGTLDVHLEKMGETNELASHISDEEMIKALKKLTAKQNLVLTMNFSYGLSNKEIAAYFHESPQNISSIRKQALKKLRKHYMDEVYVRKEKSHCG, from the coding sequence ATGAACCAATTAACTTCTCATTTTTTTTCTCATTCATTGGAGTTTCTGCAACAACAGTACTCATCTTTCTTTGAACAACCGATCATTCAAGTATTTTTACAGAACCCAGAGCATTTAAAGATTTTCACTGAAACTCTTGATTCCCCTTCTCCCCACAACATTTGTCATCTCAACGAGACTTTCAAAATTTTCTATTACCGGGCTAAAGTATATAAATACATGTGCTCCTTAATTTACTTTTTCTCTGTTGACTTTGATAAAAGGGCACGGAAGCAGCGGGAACGCTATCGAATGGTACTTGATGCGACACCAAGGGATACTGGCGGATTGTTCGATCGAATCGGCACTTTGGACGTTCACCTTGAAAAGATGGGGGAAACGAATGAACTCGCTTCACACATAAGTGATGAAGAGATGATAAAAGCCTTGAAGAAGTTAACAGCCAAACAAAACCTGGTGCTGACCATGAACTTTTCCTACGGCCTATCCAACAAGGAAATTGCTGCCTATTTCCATGAGTCGCCACAGAATATCTCAAGCATCCGTAAACAAGCTCTAAAAAAACTTCGAAAGCACTATATGGATGAGGTATATGTTAGAAAGGAGAAAAGCCATTGTGGATAA
- a CDS encoding YvrJ family protein has product MMIEDATMWVSLVSEFGYPFVVSMFLLFRFGKQLKELTTDVENLKKSAHKTKKR; this is encoded by the coding sequence ATGATGATTGAGGATGCTACTATGTGGGTTTCATTAGTTAGCGAATTTGGCTATCCATTCGTCGTTTCTATGTTTTTGCTCTTCCGCTTCGGTAAACAATTAAAAGAACTGACAACGGACGTAGAGAACTTAAAAAAGTCCGCTCATAAAACGAAAAAACGATAA
- a CDS encoding GNAT family N-acetyltransferase, translating to MKDKQLEDIRILQQECEREGFTLKLNWETLRSRNGVNKNDFLHYDGLKLVGFLGLYDFGNKVEMCGMVHPDYRRQGIFTKLLEDAIRSAVERNYKLILLNSPAQSHSGTEFLKQLPCEFAFSEFQMKWSETELDNYVDAVVRPSRRDDEETEIQLDIQCFQFTKQEAKDYYQRILYEDTLKTMMIEKDGRAVGKIRVDHSDREAWIYGFSILPKYQGKGLGRKALKKVVAEQCQLGYDIFLEVEATNEHALRLYESCGFKTIQRQDYYQYKGGQC from the coding sequence TTGAAGGATAAACAGCTAGAAGATATTCGGATCCTACAGCAAGAATGTGAACGGGAAGGATTTACTTTAAAGCTGAACTGGGAAACGCTTCGCAGTCGAAACGGTGTGAATAAGAATGACTTTCTTCACTATGATGGATTAAAACTTGTTGGTTTTCTTGGTCTTTACGATTTTGGAAACAAAGTGGAGATGTGCGGGATGGTGCATCCTGATTACCGGAGGCAAGGCATTTTTACAAAGCTGCTGGAAGATGCTATAAGGAGTGCCGTGGAGCGCAACTATAAGTTGATTCTCTTGAACTCACCTGCTCAATCCCATTCAGGGACAGAATTTTTGAAACAGCTCCCATGTGAGTTTGCTTTTTCTGAGTTTCAAATGAAATGGTCCGAAACGGAGCTTGATAATTATGTTGATGCAGTCGTTCGCCCTTCACGGAGAGATGATGAGGAAACGGAAATTCAGCTGGATATTCAATGTTTCCAATTTACGAAACAAGAGGCGAAGGATTATTATCAGCGCATCCTATATGAGGATACTCTGAAAACCATGATGATTGAAAAGGATGGCCGAGCGGTCGGTAAGATCCGTGTTGATCACTCAGACCGGGAAGCGTGGATTTATGGATTTTCCATTTTGCCAAAATACCAGGGAAAAGGACTTGGCAGAAAGGCATTGAAAAAGGTTGTAGCCGAACAATGCCAGCTGGGATATGATATTTTTCTCGAGGTTGAGGCGACTAATGAGCATGCTTTAAGACTCTATGAATCTTGTGGATTCAAAACCATTCAAAGACAAGATTATTATCAATACAAAGGAGGACAGTGCTAA
- a CDS encoding DinB family protein, with protein sequence MLTLFNYNWQVRSEWFKWCRSLPSEELKRQRTGGMGNILKTLAHIIDVECSWIRAIQGKPDVAIDLDAYDTIEKVEDLSNCYQSEAMDYLNSHSIDDENGMIQPSWIEGKYEKGRILRHLIAHEIHHIGQLSIWSREMGIEPVSASLIDRDL encoded by the coding sequence ATGTTGACATTATTCAATTATAACTGGCAGGTGCGAAGTGAGTGGTTCAAGTGGTGCCGGTCCTTACCGAGTGAGGAGCTGAAACGGCAGCGCACAGGAGGGATGGGCAATATATTGAAGACACTTGCCCATATTATCGATGTCGAATGCAGCTGGATCAGGGCCATACAAGGGAAGCCTGATGTCGCGATCGATTTGGACGCTTATGATACGATCGAAAAAGTGGAAGATTTATCTAACTGTTATCAGTCTGAGGCCATGGACTATTTGAACTCGCATTCAATTGATGATGAGAATGGAATGATTCAGCCATCTTGGATAGAGGGAAAATACGAAAAAGGCAGGATACTGCGCCATCTGATAGCGCACGAAATTCACCATATAGGCCAGCTGTCCATCTGGTCTAGGGAGATGGGTATCGAACCGGTATCCGCCAGTTTAATAGATCGGGATTTATAG